A window from Hemibagrus wyckioides isolate EC202008001 linkage group LG19, SWU_Hwy_1.0, whole genome shotgun sequence encodes these proteins:
- the rassf3 gene encoding ras association domain-containing protein 3 isoform X4: MITHTLNIMRITSDVEKEKDLRTQLSYEEIKHNIDLYNAATRDHFKMTLNPDGLYTGFIKVQLELRRPITVTGGVPAGTKAAEAFYLPRGSVNTLHISSSNTVQQVIEALLQKFTVADNPAKFALYKRFRREDHVCVCKLSETEHPLLLRLLAGPNLDTLSFVLREQQTGEVMWDAFSIPELHNFLRILEKEEQDQVRVITTRYNIYREKLEEALRANHN, translated from the exons atgatcacacacaccctaaacaTCATGAGAATTACAAGT GATGTTGAGAAGGAGAAAGACCTCCGGACTCAGCTCAGCTATGAGGAGATCAAGCACAATATCGATTTGTATAACGCAGCCACAAGAGACCACTTTAAAATGACACTG AATCCCGATGGCTTGTACACAGGCTTCATAAAAGTGCAGCTGGAGCTGCGGCGGCCCATCACCGTGACAGGTGGAGTACCAGCAGGGACGAAGGCAGCGGAGGCGTTTTATTTACCGCGAGGCTCTGTAAACACGCTGCACATCAGCAGCTCCAACACGGTACAGCAGGTGATCGAGGCTCTGCTGCAGAAGTTCACAGTAGCTGACAACCCAGCCAAGTTCGCCCTGTACAAACGCTTCCGCCGCGAAGACCATG tgtgtgtatgtaagctGTCAGAGACCGAGCACCCTCTGCTCCTGCGTCTGCTGGCTGGGCCAAACCTGGACACTCTCAGCTTCGTCCTCAGAGAGCAACAGACGGGAGAAGTCATG TGGGATGCTTTCTCCATCCCCGAGCTGCACAACTTCCTGCGCATCCTGGAAAAGGAGGAACAGGACCAGGTCCGGGTGATAACCACACGCTACAACATCTACAGAGAGAAGCTGGAAGAGGCACTCAGAGCGAACCATAATTAA
- the gnsa gene encoding N-acetylglucosamine-6-sulfatase, producing MASKTRVSFHTALHFTFIWVALLLNSLAVTARTYPKPNIVLILTDDLDISIGGMIPLNKTRKLIGDAGITFTNTFVASPLCCPSRASILTGKYPHNHRVINNTLEGNCSSVAWQKTQEPYTFPVLLQKHGYYQTFFAGKYMNEYGNKQAGGVEYIPPGWDYWFALERNSKYYNYTLSVNGKAQRHGQNYTEDYLTDVLANISLDFLQYKSNYRPFFMMVSTPAPHSPWTAAPQYESQFSKVKAPRDPSFNTHSKDKHWLIRQAKTPMSNSSVEFLDNAYRKRWRTLLSVDDLVEKVVKKLEAQGELENTYIFFTSDNGYHTGQFSLPMDKRQLYEFDIRVPLLVRGPNIKPNQTSPLLVANIDLGPTILDMAGYDVNKTQMDGMSFLPVMIGTENSTTWRSDFLVEYEGEGHNVSDPACPSLGPGVSECFPDCVCEDAYNNTYACVRTVSHTTNLQYCEFDDNEVFVEVYNLTADPFQLTNIAKSIDQEVLEKMNHRLMMLQSCSGQSCRTPGVYDSRFKFDPQMIINSLRPHGSRLWQTLK from the exons ATGGCCTCGAAAACCCGAGTAAGTTTCCACACAGCATTacatttcacttttatttggGTCGCTTTGCTGTTGAACAGCCTGGCCGTGACGGCCAGAACCTACCCCAAGCCAAACATCGTACTGATTCTCACAGATGATCTGGACATCTCCATCGGCGGCATG ATTCCTTTAAACAAAACAAGGAAGTTAATAGGGGATGCAGGAATAACCTTTACAAACACg TTTGTTGCCAGTCCCCTGTGCTGTCCCAGCAGAGCCAGCATCCTGACAGGCAAATACCCACACAACCACCGTGTGATCAACAACACGCTGGAAGGCAACTGCAGCAGTGTGGCCTGGCAGAAGACCCAGGAGCCGTATACGTTCCCTGTCCTCCTGCAGAAACATGGCTACTACCAAACATTCTTCGCTGGGAAGTACATGAACGAG TACGGAAACAAGCAGGCTGGAGGAGTGGAGTATATTCCCCCAGGCTGGGACTACTGGTTTGCACTG GAGAGAAACTCCAAATATTACAACTACACATTATCAGTAAATGGTAAAGCACAGAGGCATGGCCAGAATTATACTGAGGACTATCTTACTGACGTTCTG GCCAACATATCACTAGACTTTCTCCAGTACAAGTCTAACTACAGGCCATTTTTCATGATGGTGTCTACACCAGCTCCTCATTCTCCCTGGACGGCCGCTCCTCAATATGAAAGCCAGTTCTCTAAAGTCAAAGCCCCAAGAGATCCCAGTTTTAACACCCACAGCAAG gaTAAACACTGGCTAATTCGACAGGCGAAGACTCCAATGTCTAACTCCTCTGTGGAATTCCTGGACAATGCTTACAGAAAACG GTGGCGGACTCTTTTGTCTGTGGACGACCTGGTGGAGAAGGTGGTGAAGAAACTGGAAGCCCAAGGAGAGCTGGAGAACACTTATATCTTTTTCACTTCTGACAATGGCTACCACACTG gccAGTTTTCTCTCCCCATGGACAAGCGTCAGCTTTATGAGTTTGACATCAGAGTTCCTCTGCTAGTACGAGGACCAAACATCAAGCCCAACCAAACAAGCCCG TTACTTGTAGCTAATATAGATTTGGGCCCAACTATCCTGGACATGGCAGGGTATGATGTAAATAAGACCCAGATGGATGGGATGTCCTTTCTGCCTGTTATG ATTGGTACAGAGAACAGCACAACATGGAGGTCTGACTTTCTGGTGGAGTATGAGGGAGAAGGACACAATGTCTCAGACCCAGCCTGTCCCAGTCTAGGCCCAGGAGTCTCA GAGTGTTTTCCTGACTGTGTATGTGAAGATGCATATAATAACACGTATGCATGTGTTCGCACCGTTTCCCACACTACCAACCTGCAGTACTGCGAGTTTGATGATAATGAG GTGTTTGTGGAAGTGTATAACCTGACAGCAGACCCCTTCCAGCTCACAAACATTGCCAAAAGCATCGACCAGGAGGTCCTGGAGAAAATGAATCATCGACTGATGATGCTGCAGTCATGTTCAGGACAGTCCTGCAGAACACCTGGGGTCTACGATTCACG GTTTAAATTTGATCCTCAGATGATAATCAACAGTCTCAGACCTCATGGAAGCCGACTCTGGCAGACGCTAAAGTAA